The Puntigrus tetrazona isolate hp1 chromosome 3, ASM1883169v1, whole genome shotgun sequence genome contains a region encoding:
- the LOC122330439 gene encoding uncharacterized protein LOC122330439, which produces MFKATRNMVRDFVLFFVCSWGLVDVKTVSVMEGDPVTLNTDLTEVQKYLLIQWMFGSTRIAEVDSLTNTNSTYDGPDERFRDRLELDHQTGSLTITNTRTSDSGLYKVTVISKETSYLRFSLTVHESTSSPERSSSSSFLSSRCVENNQTEDTNSTEDHQPYYIHCCGFTEAVIRLVVSALVGVTAVAFVVFDVRSSRSELNRTKETRFHRQIHGMKPDHQDRMSKSISSRYVC; this is translated from the exons ATGTTTAAAGCAACCAGGAACATGGTTAGAGATTTTGTGTTGTTCTTTGTGTGCTCGTGGGGACTGGTTG ACGTGAAGACGGTgtcagtgatggagggagatCCTGTCACTCTGAACACGGATCTCACTGAAGTACAGAAATATCTGCTGATACAGTGGATGTTCGGAAGCACGAGAATAGCCGAAGTCGACAGTCTCACGAACACCAACTCGACATATGACGGTCCAGATGAGAGATTCAGGGACAGACTGGAGCTGGAtcatcagactggatctctgaccatcacaaaCACCAGAACCAGCGACTCTGGACTTTACAAAGTAACGGTTATCAGCAAAGAGACCAGCTACTTGCGCTTCAGTCTAACTGTCCACG AGAGTACTTCATCACCAGAGAGATCATCAAGCTCCAGTTTTTTGTCATCCCGCTGTGTGGAAAATAACCAAACTGAGGACACCAACAGTACTGAAGACCACCAGCCAT attacaTCCACTGCTGTGGTTTTACTGAAGCTGTGATCCGATTGGTCGTCTCTGCTCTGGTTGGTGTGACTGctgttgcttttgttgtttttgacgTCAGATCTTCAAGAAGTGAGCTGAACAGGACGAAAGAGACTAGATTTCACCGTCAGATCCACGGCATGAAACCAGACCATCAGGATAGAATGAGCAAAAGCATTAGTTCTAGATATGTTTGCTGA
- the LOC122330011 gene encoding uncharacterized protein LOC122330011 isoform X1: MFLYVVLLLMRGVSGTENESEPKTVIEGDSVTLNTNLSQLLNDDTILWMFGSNDFPVSQIKRKNDFNSLFLTDDVRFSSRLHVDQKTGSLTIANTRTKHSGQYKLTVSRETTTTKTFNVTVIGVLTETDEITSLSVSVTEGDPVTLPGDAETHKNALMLWRFGDKGILLAKIDSETGEISLNDADERFRDRLQLNQNGSLTIKNSRSEHAGLYELQVKGRESSQRVLLSVNAVPDPGLSSGAKAGIAFAVLVPVVLLAAAALALIYYRRRISKLKKQVGTLTRTNTSEAVAGEEKQETATEGDPLTLRTGLTEINTDQIIKWCYEENCIAEINGETRLSSTFDNADRRFMSKLMLDERTGDLTISNIRTLHNGLYTLTIRSSGKTTRKRFVLTVNVVSMSVKEGTCALLQTGVEIQPEDLVLWTFGAQNHLVIKSDSGKTSSGKRFRDRLDLNRTTGVLTIKNIRLTDSGLFKLQIINSEKTTFKRIEVTVTAEGVNEEATAVMPLLNEEVTDE, translated from the exons ATGTTTCTCTAtgtggttttattattaatgcgcG GTGTGTCTGGAACAGAGAATGAATCTGAGCCGAAGACGGTGATtgagggagattcagtcactctaaACACTAACCTTTCCCAACTACTGAACGACGATACCATACTGTGGATGTTCGGATCCAATGACTTCCCCGTATctcaaataaagagaaagaatgaCTTTAACTCGCTTTTCCTCACTGACGATGTTAGATTCAGCAGCAGACTACACGTGGATCAAAAGACCGGATCTCTCACCATCGCAAACACCAGAACCAAACACTCAGGACAATATAAACTCACCGTCTCTAGAGAAACAACTACAACGAAGACTTTTAATGTGACTGTCATTG GCGTGCTCACTGAGACAGACGAAATAACATCACTGTCAGTATCAGTGACAGAAGGAGATCCCGTCACTCTTCCTGGCGATGCTGAAACGCACAAAAACGCTCTGATGTTGTGGAGGTTCGGAGACAAAGGAATCCTCCTAGCCAAAATCGACTCTGAAACAGGTGAAATCTCACTGAACGACGCCGACGAGAGATTCAGAGATCGCCTGCAGCTGAATCAGAACGGGTCTCTGACCATCAAGAACAGCAGAAGCGAGCACGCCGGGCTTTATGAGCTCCAGGTCAAAGGCCGCGAGAGCTCACAGCGAGTCCTTCTTTCTGTCAACG CCGTCCCAGATCCGGGTCTTTCTTCAGGGGCTAAAGCAGGAATCGCTTTTGCTGTTTTAGTTCCTGTTGTGCTGCTGGCGGCGGCAGCCCTGGCTCTGATTTACTATCGCCGCAGGATctctaaattaaaaaagcaagtGG gGACCTTGACCCGCACAAACACAAGTGAAGCTGTGGCAGGTGAAGAGAAGCAGGAGACAGCGACGGAGGGAGATCCTTTAACACTACGGACCGGtctcactgaaataaatactgACCAAATTATAAAATGGTGCTATGAAGAAAATTGCATCGCTGAAATCAATGGAGAGACCAGACTCTCATCTACATTTGACAATGCTGACAGGAGATTCATGAGCAAACTGATGCTGGATGAGAGAACTGGAGACCTCACTATCAGTAACATCAGAACCCTACACAATGGACTCTATACACTAACCATCAGAAGCAGCGGGAAGACCACACGCAAGAGATTCGTTCTCACTGTCAATG TGGTGTCCATGTCCGTGAAGGAGGGAACGTGTGCCCTGCTCCAGACCGGTGTGGAGATTCAGCCGGAGGATCTCGTGCTGTGGACATTTGGAGCCCAAAACCACCTCGTCATTAAAAGTGATTCAGGAAAGACGAGCTCCGGTAAGCGGTTTAGAGACAGACTGGATCTGAACAGGACCACTGGAGTGCTGACCATCAAAAACATCCGGCTCACAGACTCCGGACTTTTCAAACTTCAGATCATCAACAGCGAAAAGACCACCTTCAAAAGAATCGAAGTGACGGTCACTG CTGAAGGAGTGAATGAAGAAGCGACTGCAGTGATGCCGCTGTTGAATGAGGAAGTTACCGACGAATGA
- the LOC122330011 gene encoding uncharacterized protein LOC122330011 isoform X2: MFGSNDFPVSQIKRKNDFNSLFLTDDVRFSSRLHVDQKTGSLTIANTRTKHSGQYKLTVSRETTTTKTFNVTVIGVLTETDEITSLSVSVTEGDPVTLPGDAETHKNALMLWRFGDKGILLAKIDSETGEISLNDADERFRDRLQLNQNGSLTIKNSRSEHAGLYELQVKGRESSQRVLLSVNAVPDPGLSSGAKAGIAFAVLVPVVLLAAAALALIYYRRRISKLKKQVGTLTRTNTSEAVAGEEKQETATEGDPLTLRTGLTEINTDQIIKWCYEENCIAEINGETRLSSTFDNADRRFMSKLMLDERTGDLTISNIRTLHNGLYTLTIRSSGKTTRKRFVLTVNVVSMSVKEGTCALLQTGVEIQPEDLVLWTFGAQNHLVIKSDSGKTSSGKRFRDRLDLNRTTGVLTIKNIRLTDSGLFKLQIINSEKTTFKRIEVTVTAEGVNEEATAVMPLLNEEVTDE; the protein is encoded by the exons ATGTTCGGATCCAATGACTTCCCCGTATctcaaataaagagaaagaatgaCTTTAACTCGCTTTTCCTCACTGACGATGTTAGATTCAGCAGCAGACTACACGTGGATCAAAAGACCGGATCTCTCACCATCGCAAACACCAGAACCAAACACTCAGGACAATATAAACTCACCGTCTCTAGAGAAACAACTACAACGAAGACTTTTAATGTGACTGTCATTG GCGTGCTCACTGAGACAGACGAAATAACATCACTGTCAGTATCAGTGACAGAAGGAGATCCCGTCACTCTTCCTGGCGATGCTGAAACGCACAAAAACGCTCTGATGTTGTGGAGGTTCGGAGACAAAGGAATCCTCCTAGCCAAAATCGACTCTGAAACAGGTGAAATCTCACTGAACGACGCCGACGAGAGATTCAGAGATCGCCTGCAGCTGAATCAGAACGGGTCTCTGACCATCAAGAACAGCAGAAGCGAGCACGCCGGGCTTTATGAGCTCCAGGTCAAAGGCCGCGAGAGCTCACAGCGAGTCCTTCTTTCTGTCAACG CCGTCCCAGATCCGGGTCTTTCTTCAGGGGCTAAAGCAGGAATCGCTTTTGCTGTTTTAGTTCCTGTTGTGCTGCTGGCGGCGGCAGCCCTGGCTCTGATTTACTATCGCCGCAGGATctctaaattaaaaaagcaagtGG gGACCTTGACCCGCACAAACACAAGTGAAGCTGTGGCAGGTGAAGAGAAGCAGGAGACAGCGACGGAGGGAGATCCTTTAACACTACGGACCGGtctcactgaaataaatactgACCAAATTATAAAATGGTGCTATGAAGAAAATTGCATCGCTGAAATCAATGGAGAGACCAGACTCTCATCTACATTTGACAATGCTGACAGGAGATTCATGAGCAAACTGATGCTGGATGAGAGAACTGGAGACCTCACTATCAGTAACATCAGAACCCTACACAATGGACTCTATACACTAACCATCAGAAGCAGCGGGAAGACCACACGCAAGAGATTCGTTCTCACTGTCAATG TGGTGTCCATGTCCGTGAAGGAGGGAACGTGTGCCCTGCTCCAGACCGGTGTGGAGATTCAGCCGGAGGATCTCGTGCTGTGGACATTTGGAGCCCAAAACCACCTCGTCATTAAAAGTGATTCAGGAAAGACGAGCTCCGGTAAGCGGTTTAGAGACAGACTGGATCTGAACAGGACCACTGGAGTGCTGACCATCAAAAACATCCGGCTCACAGACTCCGGACTTTTCAAACTTCAGATCATCAACAGCGAAAAGACCACCTTCAAAAGAATCGAAGTGACGGTCACTG CTGAAGGAGTGAATGAAGAAGCGACTGCAGTGATGCCGCTGTTGAATGAGGAAGTTACCGACGAATGA
- the LOC122329984 gene encoding gastrula zinc finger protein XlCGF57.1-like: protein MQKTQKPVKTEDHRDSTRAPEPHEEREVTEENENVELSEAEGRRTRSQTKQKVLKKGIGRKSFTCTQCKKTFTCKYSLDVHVRMHTGEKPYKCSHCDKRFSHSGDLKRHERIHTGEKPYSCCLCGRSFTLKRALTQHMRVHTGEKPFTCDQCGKSFTQSSSLKDHRNIHTGEKPYSCDQCDKTFTWASVLKKHLNVHTKEKPHSCHLCGKTFSYKQNLREHQKTHTGVREHMCFECDKTFTSAKYLKLHERIHTGEKPYKCSRCDKRFIHSSNLKTHEMIHSGEKPYACGQCGKSFTLSARLKAHMSIHTGEKPFSCDQCGKGFGRKASLTAHMRVHTGESLFLCDRCGKSFAHSANLNDHMNIHTGEKLYACERCDRTFLWASVLKKHLRVHTKEKPYTCQLCGKGFSQLPNLKVHQKRHTGAREYMCFDCEKTFTTFMCLKRHQMTHSGEKPYKCSHCDKRLTDSGDLKRHERVHTGEKPYECSRCDKRFSDSGQLKRHERIHTGEKPYHCTACGKRFNHLSSLYNHTKNIHSEI, encoded by the exons atgcagaaaacacagaaaccTGTAAAGACAGAAGATCACAGAGACAGCACGAGAGCTCCAGAACCCCACGAAGAAAGAG aGGTGACTGAAGAAAACGAGAATGTAGAACTGAGTGAAGCTGAGGGTAGAAGAACTCGCtctcaaacaaaacagaaagtttTAAAGAAAGGAATAGGCAGGAAATCTTTCACCTGCACTCAGTGTAAAAAGActtttacatgcaaatatagTCTTGATGTTCACGTGAGAAtgcacaccggagagaaaccatataagtgttcacactgtgacaagagaTTCAGTCATTCAGGAGATCTGAAAAGacacgagaggatccacaccggagagaaaccgtactCATGCTGTCTCTGCGGGAGGAGTTTCACACTAAAAAGAGCCCTTACACAGCACATGAGAGTTCataccggagagaaaccgttcaCTTGTGATcaatgtggaaagagtttcacacAGTCATCAAGCCTTAAAGATCACAGGAACATCCACACCGGAGAAAAACCGTATTCGTGTGACCAATGCGACAAAACGTTTACGTGGGCCTCGGTCCTGAAGAAACACCTGAATGTTCACACAAAGGAGAAGCCGCATTCGTGTCATTTGTGTGGAAAGACCttttcatataaacaaaatcTGAGAGAACATCAGAAAACACATACCGGTGTGAGAGAGCACATGTGCTTTGAGTGCGACAAGACTTTTACTTCAGCGAAGTATTTAAAATTGcacgagaggatccacaccggagagaaaccttacaAGTGTTCACGCTGCGACAAGAGATTCATCCACTCGTCAAATCTGAAAACGCATGagatgattcattcaggagagAAACCGTACGCTTGTggtcagtgcgggaagagcttcacaCTATCAGCGAGGCTTAAGGCCCACATGAgcatccacaccggagagaaaccgttctcgtgtgatcagtgcgggaaggGTTTCGGACGAAAAGCAAGCCTTACGGCACATATGAgagtccacaccggagagagtcTGTTTCTTTGTGATCGCTGCGGGAAGAGTTTTGCGCACTCGGCGAACCTTAATGACCACATGAacatccacaccggagagaaactgTACGCATGTGAGCGATGCGACAGAACGTTCTTGTGGGCTTCGGTCTTAAAGAAACACCTGAGGGTTCATACAAAGGAGAAGCCATATACTTGTCAGTTGTGTGGAAAGGGTTTTTCACAGCTAccaaatttaaaagtgcatcAGAAAAGGCATACCGGTGCGAGAGAGTACATGTGCTTTGATTGTGAAAAGACTTTTACTACATTCATGTGTTTAAAACGGCACCAGATGACTCACTccggagagaaaccttacaagtgttcacactgcGACAAGAGATTAACTGATTCAGGAGACCTGAAAAGACACGAGAGggtccacaccggagagaaaccttacGAGTGTTCACGCTGTGACAAGAGATTCAGTGATtcaggacagctgaaaagacacgagaggatccacaccggagagaaaccgtatcACTGCACCGCGTGTGGGAAGCGTTTCAATCATTTATCTTCTCTATACAATCatacaaaaaacattcacagtGAGATCTGA
- the LOC122330159 gene encoding zinc finger protein 271-like isoform X3 codes for MVFVKEESEENMIEPETWKIKQEEPETWTIKQEEPETWTIKQEEPETWRIKQEEPETWRIKQEESETWRIKQEEPETWTIKHEEQEELIEEKEESEQLSKIEAKNHVKTGEKIKKKDLKKRRTKTSFTCTQCGKSFTHKTSLGHHMRVHTGEKPFTCDQCEKSFKHKSSLKQHIRVHTGEKPFTCDQCGKSFIHKRSLGLHIRVHAAEKPFTCGQCGKSFTQSSTLTKHMNTHTREKKHKCDWCGETFLRASILKEHLNTVHKKEKTREKPYECSHCDKRFSRSRDCKIHERIHTGVKPYECSHCDKRFSRSRDCKIHETIHTGVKPYECSHCEKRFFKAQDCKTHERIHTGEKPYKCSHCDTRFNSSGGLKIHERIHTGEKPYGCSHCDKRFNRSADLKAHERNHTGDKPYECSHCNKRFSRSGDLKIHERIHTGEKPYECSHCNKKFSRSGELKIHKRIHTGEEPYECSHCNKKFSRSGELKIHERFHTGEKSYECSHCGKRFSQSSNLKLHMRIHTGEKPFTCDQCGKSFTYKCHLEVHARVHTGEKPYACDQCGKSFTRATNLKDHMNIHTGEKRHACDQCGKTFLWASVLSTHLKVHTKEKPHSCHLCGKSFALLNGLKVHQKIHAGVKDYMCFECDKTFTRASCLKLHERIHTGEKPYKCSQCGKEFRHLTNMKIHESTHTGEKPYKCPHCDKRFSQATHLKKHGSIHTGEKPHKCPHCDKRFRLLGTLKIHQKIHAREKVG; via the exons ATGGTGTTTGTTAAAGAGGAAAGTGAGGAGAACATGATTGAACCAGAaacatggaaaataaaacaagaagaacCAGAAACATGGACAATAAAACAAGAGGAACCAGAAACATGGAcaataaaacaagaagaacCAGAAACTtggagaataaaacaagaagaacCAGAAACTtggagaataaaacaagaagaaTCAGAAACTtggagaataaaacaagaagaacCAGAAACTTGGACAATAAAGCACGAAGAACAAGAAG AGTTAattgaagaaaaagaagaaagtgaaCAACTGAGTAAAATTGAAGCGAAAAATCACGTCAAAACTGGagaaaaaatcaaaaagaaagatttaaagaaaagaaggaCTAAGACCTCTTTCACCTGcactcagtgtggaaagagtttcacacacaaaacaagtcTTGGGCATCACATGAGAGTTCATACTGGAGAGAAACCGTTTACTTGTGATCAATGTGAGAAGAGTTTCAAACACAAATCAAGTCTTAAGCAGCACATAAGAGTTCATACTGGAGAGAAACCGTTTACttgtgatcagtgcgggaagagtttcatACACAAAAGAAGTCTTGGGCTTCACATAAGAGTTCATGCTGCAGAGAAGCCATTTACTTGTggtcagtgcgggaagagttttaCACAATCATCTACCCTTACGAAACACATGAACACCCACACTAGAGAGAAGAAGCACAAATGTGATTGGTGTGGTGAAACGTTTCTAAGGGCTTCGATACTGAAGGAACACTTGAACACAGTTCATAAAAAGGAGAAGACTAGAGAAAAACCTTATGAGTGTTCGCACTGTGATAAGAGATTCAGTAGGTCAAGAGACTGTAAGATACATGAGAGGATTCACACTGGAGTAAAACCTTATGAGTGTTCGCACTGTGATAAGAGATTCAGTAGGTCAAGAGACTGTAAGATACATGAGACGATTCACACTGGAGTAAAACCTTATGAGTGTTCACACTGTGAAAAGAGATTTTTTAAGGCACAAGACTGTAAGACACATGAGAGGAtacacactggagagaaaccttatAAGTGTTCGCACTGTGACACGAGATTCAATAGTTCAGGGGGCCTTAAAATACACGAGAggattcacactggagagaaaccttatGGGTGTTCGCACTGTGATAAGAGATTCAATAGGTCAGCGGACCTTAAAGCACATGAAAGGAACCACACTGGAGACAAACCTTATGAGTGTTCGCACTGTAATAAGAGATTCAGTAGGTCAGGAGACCTTAAAATACATGAGAggattcacactggagagaaaccttacgAGTGTTCACACTGCAACAAGAAATTCAGTAGGTCAGGAGAACTTAAAATACATAAgaggatccacactggagaggaACCTTATGAGTGTTCACACTGCAACAAGAAATTCAGTAGGTCAGGAGAACTTAAAATACATGAGAGgttccacaccggagagaaatcTTATGAGTGTTCACACTGTGGTAAGAGATTCAGTCAATCATCAAATCTGAA GCTTCACATGAGAATCCACACGGGAGAGAAACCGTTCAcgtgtgatcagtgcgggaagagtttcaccTACAAGTGCCATCTCGAGGTTCACGCgagagttcacaccggagagaaaccgtacgCTTGTGATCAGTGCGGCAAGAGTTTCACACGAGCAACGAACCTTAAGGATCACATGAacatccacaccggagagaagcggCACGCTTGCGATCAGTGCGGCAAAACGTTTCTGTGGGCTTCGGTCCTGAGCACGCACCTCAAGGTTCACACAAAGGAGAAGCCGCACTCGTGTCACttgtgtggaaagagtttcgcGTTACTCAACGGTTTGAAAGTGCATCAGAAAATACACGCTGGTGTGAAAGACTACATGTGCTTTGAATGCGACAAGACCTTTACTAGAGCAAGCTGCTTAAAACTGcacgagaggatccacaccggagagaaaccgtacaAGTGCTCGCAGTGCGGCAAGGAATTCAGACATttgacaaatatgaaaatacacGAGAGTactcacaccggagagaaaccttatAAGTGTCCGCACTGTGACAAGAGATTCAGTCAGGCGACGCATCTTAAGAAACACGGGAGCATTCACACCGGTGAGAAACCTCACAAGTGTCCGCACTGTGACAAGAGATTCAGACTGTTAGGAACCCTGAAAATACACCAGAAGATCCACGCCCGAGAGAAAGTAGGTTAG
- the LOC122330159 gene encoding zinc finger protein 271-like isoform X1, with translation MRVHTGEKPFTCDQCEKSFKHKSSLKQHIRVHTGEKPFTCDQCGKSFIHKRSLGLHIRVHAAEKPFTCGQCGKSFTQSSTLTKHMNTHTREKKHKCDWCGETFLRASILKEHLNTVHKKEKTREKPYECSHCDKRFSRSRDCKIHERIHTGVKPYECSHCDKRFSRSRDCKIHETIHTGVKPYECSHCEKRFFKAQDCKTHERIHTGEKPYKCSHCDTRFNSSGGLKIHERIHTGEKPYGCSHCDKRFNRSADLKAHERNHTGDKPYECSHCNKRFSRSGDLKIHERIHTGEKPYECSHCNKKFSRSGELKIHKRIHTGEEPYECSHCNKKFSRSGELKIHERFHTGEKSYECSHCGKRFSQSSNLKRHERIHTGLKPTQVRPLDL, from the coding sequence ATGAGAGTTCATACTGGAGAGAAACCGTTTACTTGTGATCAATGTGAGAAGAGTTTCAAACACAAATCAAGTCTTAAGCAGCACATAAGAGTTCATACTGGAGAGAAACCGTTTACttgtgatcagtgcgggaagagtttcatACACAAAAGAAGTCTTGGGCTTCACATAAGAGTTCATGCTGCAGAGAAGCCATTTACTTGTggtcagtgcgggaagagttttaCACAATCATCTACCCTTACGAAACACATGAACACCCACACTAGAGAGAAGAAGCACAAATGTGATTGGTGTGGTGAAACGTTTCTAAGGGCTTCGATACTGAAGGAACACTTGAACACAGTTCATAAAAAGGAGAAGACTAGAGAAAAACCTTATGAGTGTTCGCACTGTGATAAGAGATTCAGTAGGTCAAGAGACTGTAAGATACATGAGAGGATTCACACTGGAGTAAAACCTTATGAGTGTTCGCACTGTGATAAGAGATTCAGTAGGTCAAGAGACTGTAAGATACATGAGACGATTCACACTGGAGTAAAACCTTATGAGTGTTCACACTGTGAAAAGAGATTTTTTAAGGCACAAGACTGTAAGACACATGAGAGGAtacacactggagagaaaccttatAAGTGTTCGCACTGTGACACGAGATTCAATAGTTCAGGGGGCCTTAAAATACACGAGAggattcacactggagagaaaccttatGGGTGTTCGCACTGTGATAAGAGATTCAATAGGTCAGCGGACCTTAAAGCACATGAAAGGAACCACACTGGAGACAAACCTTATGAGTGTTCGCACTGTAATAAGAGATTCAGTAGGTCAGGAGACCTTAAAATACATGAGAggattcacactggagagaaaccttacgAGTGTTCACACTGCAACAAGAAATTCAGTAGGTCAGGAGAACTTAAAATACATAAgaggatccacactggagaggaACCTTATGAGTGTTCACACTGCAACAAGAAATTCAGTAGGTCAGGAGAACTTAAAATACATGAGAGgttccacaccggagagaaatcTTATGAGTGTTCACACTGTGGTAAGAGATTCAGTCAATCATCAAATCTGAAAAGACACGAGAGGATTCACACTGGACTGAAACCGACACAAGTCAGGCCTCTGGATCTCTGA
- the LOC122330159 gene encoding zinc finger protein 239-like isoform X2, giving the protein MMFVKEESEENMREPETIKREEPEPWRIKQEERGELTEDNVEKEESNEAEKSGEKPKQKNVKKRRVETSFTCAQCGKSFCNKYHLGLHMRIHTGEKPFTCDQCGKSFTYKCHLEVHARVHTGEKPYACDQCGKSFTRATNLKDHMNIHTGEKRHACDQCGKTFLWASVLSTHLKVHTKEKPHSCHLCGKSFALLNGLKVHQKIHAGVKDYMCFECDKTFTRASCLKLHERIHTGEKPYKCSQCGKEFRHLTNMKIHESTHTGEKPYKCPHCDKRFSQATHLKKHGSIHTGEKPHKCPHCDKRFRLLGTLKIHQKIHAREKVG; this is encoded by the exons ATGATGTTTGTTAAAGAAGAGAGTGAGGAGAACATGAGAGaaccagaaacaataaaacGGGAGGAACCAGAACCCTGGAGGATAAAACAGGAGGAACGAGGAG AGTTGACCGAAGATAACGTGGAGAAAGAAGAATCGAATGAAGCCGAGAAAAGTGGAGAAAAAcccaaacagaaaaatgtaaagaaaagaaGGGTCGAGACGTCTTTCACCTGCGctcagtgcggaaagagtttcTGTAACAAATATCATCTGGGGCTTCACATGAGAATCCACACGGGAGAGAAACCGTTCAcgtgtgatcagtgcgggaagagtttcaccTACAAGTGCCATCTCGAGGTTCACGCgagagttcacaccggagagaaaccgtacgCTTGTGATCAGTGCGGCAAGAGTTTCACACGAGCAACGAACCTTAAGGATCACATGAacatccacaccggagagaagcggCACGCTTGCGATCAGTGCGGCAAAACGTTTCTGTGGGCTTCGGTCCTGAGCACGCACCTCAAGGTTCACACAAAGGAGAAGCCGCACTCGTGTCACttgtgtggaaagagtttcgcGTTACTCAACGGTTTGAAAGTGCATCAGAAAATACACGCTGGTGTGAAAGACTACATGTGCTTTGAATGCGACAAGACCTTTACTAGAGCAAGCTGCTTAAAACTGcacgagaggatccacaccggagagaaaccgtacaAGTGCTCGCAGTGCGGCAAGGAATTCAGACATttgacaaatatgaaaatacacGAGAGTactcacaccggagagaaaccttatAAGTGTCCGCACTGTGACAAGAGATTCAGTCAGGCGACGCATCTTAAGAAACACGGGAGCATTCACACCGGTGAGAAACCTCACAAGTGTCCGCACTGTGACAAGAGATTCAGACTGTTAGGAACCCTGAAAATACACCAGAAGATCCACGCCCGAGAGAAAGTAGGTTAG
- the LOC122330518 gene encoding gastrula zinc finger protein XlCGF49.1-like: MRFVKEEIEEKTSEPETWRIKHEEREELIEEKQNDESSEVEEKNRIKTFNRPQIKKKRRAKTSFTCTQCGKSFKRKTSLDCHMRVHTGEKPFTCDQCGKCFTHKTSLERHMRIHTGEKPFTCDQCGKSFTHKSSIEHHIRVRAGESPFSWDKCWKSFTHVLVINAGSLFHAKQVLIVT, encoded by the exons ATGAGGTTTGTTAAAGAGGAGATTGAAGAGAAAACGAGTGAACCAGAaacatggagaataaaacacGAGGAAAGAGAAG agttgattgaagaaaaacagaatgacGAATCAAGTGAAGTTGAAGAGAAAAACCGCATCAAAACTTTCAATAGGCCTCagatcaaaaagaaaagaagagccAAGACCTCTTTCACCTGcactcagtgtggaaagagtttcaagCGCAAAACAAGTCTTGATTGtcacatgagagttcacaccggagagaaaccgttcacttgtgatcagtgcgggaagtgcttcacacacaaaacaagtcTCGAACGTCACATGAGAATTCATACTGGAGAAAAGCCGTTTACTTGTGAccagtgtgggaagagtttcacgCACAAATCGAGTATTGAGCATCACATAAGAGTTCGCGCTGGAGAGAGTCCGTTCTCCTGGGACAAATGTTGGAAGAGTTTCACGCACGTACTTGTGATCAATGCGGGAAGCCTTTTTCATGCAAAGCAAGTCTTGATCGTCACATGA